Proteins encoded by one window of Carassius auratus strain Wakin chromosome 8, ASM336829v1, whole genome shotgun sequence:
- the LOC113107676 gene encoding transcription cofactor vestigial-like protein 4, which produces MAVTNLHYITRMSSGFKVYILEGQPNLRSEDRFRHMTSERVRMRPAHPMKHKHSSERGRTLEERRERALSKSLANRARRSSGFSIPESPTSTSTWSPTASPTHLIPSPVYSTPVMDEPLALIKKPRSEPEKTESQNKTTTVRQIQIRPSVITCVSSATRSTKKDCCNHPTGVTQHSYDHVEEHFQRSLGMNYHRAASISVSVDDHFAKALGDKWLQLKASSSSCHSSSSSSSSSPPSSPTFIHSPGYSQSPKRARKDSVSPTTTTPNLWSDK; this is translated from the exons ATGGCGGTCACTAATTTGCACTACATCACTCGGATGAGCAGTGGCTTCAAAGTGTACATATTGGAag GACAGCCCAATCTGAGAAGTGAAGACAGATTTCGCCACATGACAAGCGAAAGGGTGCGGATGCGTCCTGCACATCCCATGAAGCACAAACACAGTTCAGAGAGAGGACGGACACTTGAAGAGAG aagagAAAGGGCCCTCAGCAAGAGCCTGGCCAACAGAGCCCGAAGATCATCTGGGTTCAGTATCCCTGAAAGCCCCACATCCACATCCACATGGAGCCCAACAGCCAGCCCCACTCACCTGATCCCCAGCCCAGTGTACTCCACCCCAGTCATGGACGAGCCTCTGGCTCTAATCAAAAAACCACGCTCAGAACCAGAGAAAACAGAGAGCCAAAATAAAACCACAACTGTCAGACAAATACAG ATACGGCCTTCTGTCATCACCTGTGTTTCCTCTGCAACAAGGTCAACAAAAAAAGACTGCTGCAATCACCCCACTG GTGTTACCCAGCACAGTTATGACCACGTTGAAGAGCATTTCCAGAGGAGCCTCGGGATGAACTACCACAGAGCCGCCTCCATCAGCGTGTCTGTAGATGACCACTTTGCCAAAGCACTGGGAGATAAATGGCTCCAGCTCAAAGCTTCATCCTCCTCCTGCCATTCATCCTCTTCCTCGTCTTCTTCATCTCCACCCAGCAGTCCGACCTTCATCCACTCGCCCGGCTACAGCCAGAGTCCCAAAAGAGCTCGCAAAGATTCAGTCAGCCCTACCACGACCACACCAAACCTTTGGTCTGATAAATGA